One window from the genome of Thermaerobacter marianensis DSM 12885 encodes:
- a CDS encoding cytochrome c biogenesis CcdA family protein: protein MTGAETQVTIGIAVLAGLAYFFSPCVWPLYPAYLAWLGGTAPGTGDPAHDGEGSRRDATATAGGGLAGFGAAAVGRPGRGAVTGQRAVASRRLAGAAGFVLGLGLVFMATGASLSTVGALLTYYRPVLEKIAGVLIVLFGLHMLGILRWRLLQREWRPGWARSPQTGGAGGFLRGTLMGTAFAVGWTPCVGPVLGSIMLLASSAGTVTQGMMLLAAFTAGFAVPFLTLAVLIDRLQPGWLRRTGPFLRRVEQASGVALVLLGVLVLTGRLAYLSSWLWYTLVPQGS from the coding sequence ATGACCGGCGCTGAAACCCAGGTCACGATCGGGATCGCCGTGCTGGCCGGGCTGGCGTACTTCTTCTCCCCGTGCGTCTGGCCCTTGTACCCGGCCTACCTGGCCTGGCTGGGCGGGACGGCACCCGGCACCGGCGACCCTGCCCATGACGGCGAAGGCAGCCGGCGGGACGCCACGGCCACAGCGGGAGGTGGCCTGGCAGGCTTTGGAGCCGCAGCGGTGGGCCGTCCAGGCCGTGGTGCGGTGACCGGGCAGCGCGCGGTGGCATCCCGCCGCCTGGCCGGCGCAGCCGGGTTCGTCCTGGGGCTGGGGCTCGTGTTCATGGCCACGGGGGCCAGCCTGTCGACGGTGGGCGCGCTCCTGACCTACTACCGCCCCGTCCTGGAGAAGATCGCCGGGGTCCTCATCGTGCTCTTCGGGCTGCACATGCTGGGGATCCTGCGCTGGCGGTTGCTGCAGCGAGAGTGGCGGCCCGGCTGGGCGAGGTCACCCCAGACGGGCGGGGCCGGCGGGTTCTTGCGAGGCACCTTGATGGGAACCGCCTTCGCCGTGGGATGGACGCCCTGCGTCGGGCCGGTCCTCGGTTCCATCATGCTGCTGGCCTCTTCCGCCGGCACGGTGACCCAGGGCATGATGCTGCTGGCTGCATTCACCGCCGGGTTTGCGGTGCCCTTCCTCACCCTGGCGGTGCTGATCGACCGGCTCCAGCCGGGGTGGCTGCGGCGGACCGGCCCCTTCCTCCGGCGGGTCGAACAAGCCAGCGGGGTGGCGCTGGTGCTGCTGGGGGTGCTGGTGCTGACCGGCCGGCTCGCCTACCTCTCGTCCTGGCTGTGGTACACCCTGGTGCCGCAAGGATCTTGA
- a CDS encoding alpha/beta-type small acid-soluble spore protein encodes MARGQQSNRHLVPGASRALDQFKYEVARELGIQIPPDGYWGDMPTRLTGAVGGHMVRRMIALAEQQLAQRGTLPPADVTRGAAAPAFGAANWAAGRADAFQPAPRV; translated from the coding sequence TTGGCTCGTGGTCAGCAGAGCAACCGGCACCTGGTCCCGGGCGCGTCACGGGCCCTCGATCAGTTCAAGTATGAGGTGGCGCGGGAGCTGGGAATCCAGATTCCTCCCGACGGGTACTGGGGTGACATGCCCACCCGGCTGACGGGTGCCGTGGGCGGCCACATGGTCCGGCGCATGATCGCGCTGGCCGAGCAGCAGCTGGCTCAGCGGGGGACCCTGCCGCCTGCGGACGTGACCCGCGGTGCCGCGGCGCCGGCCTTCGGGGCGGCCAACTGGGCGGCTGGCCGGGCCGACGCCTTCCAGCCGGCTCCCCGAGTTTGA
- the rocF gene encoding arginase encodes MDALEVGILGVPMDLGSSRRGTDMGPSAIRYARLTEVLRQVGHQVRDFGNLDVPVAESLDAGNPRLKHIEAIEPVWRVLADRVARLAGERRVPLVLGGDHSLAVGSIGGLLAAGWDDLGVLWFDAHADFNDTATTPSGNVHGMPVACIVGQGSAELLAHTRWLPRYLPAERLVMIGLRDVDPGEREKLRESGIMTYTMQQIDELGIAEVTRRALQYLHGRGARRLYVSFDMDVVDPDVAPGVGTPVVGGLTYRESHLAMEIVAESGLLAGMEVVEVNPIRDVLNRTAEVAVALVASAFGKRIL; translated from the coding sequence ATGGACGCCTTGGAAGTGGGCATCCTCGGGGTCCCCATGGACCTGGGCAGCAGCCGCCGGGGGACCGACATGGGCCCCAGTGCCATCCGCTACGCCCGCCTGACCGAGGTGCTGCGCCAGGTCGGCCACCAGGTGCGGGACTTTGGCAACCTGGACGTGCCGGTCGCCGAGAGCCTGGACGCGGGCAACCCGCGCCTCAAGCACATCGAGGCCATCGAGCCCGTTTGGCGGGTGCTGGCCGACCGCGTGGCGCGCCTGGCCGGGGAGAGGCGCGTGCCGCTGGTGCTGGGAGGGGACCACAGCCTGGCCGTGGGCTCCATCGGCGGGCTCCTGGCCGCCGGTTGGGACGACCTCGGCGTCCTGTGGTTCGATGCGCACGCCGACTTCAACGACACGGCCACCACACCGTCGGGGAACGTGCACGGCATGCCGGTGGCGTGCATCGTCGGGCAAGGCAGCGCTGAACTCCTGGCCCACACCCGCTGGCTCCCCCGGTACCTGCCCGCGGAGCGCCTGGTGATGATCGGCCTGCGCGACGTGGATCCCGGCGAGCGGGAGAAACTGCGGGAAAGCGGCATCATGACCTATACCATGCAACAGATCGACGAGCTGGGCATCGCCGAGGTGACCCGCCGCGCGCTGCAGTACCTGCACGGCCGCGGCGCCCGCCGGCTGTACGTCAGCTTCGACATGGACGTGGTCGACCCCGATGTGGCGCCGGGCGTCGGTACGCCGGTGGTGGGCGGGCTGACCTACCGCGAGTCCCACCTGGCCATGGAGATCGTGGCGGAGTCCGGGCTGCTGGCCGGCATGGAAGTGGTCGAAGTCAACCCCATCCGCGACGTGCTCAACCGCACGGCGGAGGTGGCGGTGGCCCTCGTCGCCTCGGCCTTCGGCAAGCGCATCCTATGA
- a CDS encoding SelT/SelW/SelH family (seleno)protein, giving the protein MSERVEVRIEYCTSUGYLPRAARVAEEILAAYPDRVASLTLVPSSGGRFIVTAAGREVYNKAETGRFPEEGEVRKRMAELW; this is encoded by the coding sequence GTGAGCGAGCGCGTCGAGGTGCGCATCGAATACTGCACCTCTTGAGGGTACCTGCCACGAGCCGCCCGTGTGGCGGAGGAAATCCTGGCAGCCTATCCGGACCGCGTGGCGTCGCTGACGCTGGTGCCCTCGTCGGGAGGCCGGTTCATCGTCACCGCCGCGGGCCGGGAGGTCTACAACAAGGCGGAGACGGGCCGGTTTCCGGAAGAGGGCGAGGTCCGCAAGCGCATGGCGGAACTCTGGTAG
- the mutY gene encoding A/G-specific adenine glycosylase codes for MNDAPVQGPDPQEVRSRLIEWYDRHRRDLPWRRTRDPYAVLVSEVMLQQTRVDTVLPYYLRFLQRFPSAFHLAAASEEEVLRLWQGLGYYRRARQLQQAARVLVERFGGQVPPDPEAVRALPGVGDYTAGAVLSIAFDLPVPAVDGNAQRVLSRVFGVDEPADRAAGRRRIAELARRLVDGPRPGALNQAVMELGATVCTPRKPVCTQCPLAGLCVAAGSGQPEAWPVRRRSTRWAEEDVVMAWCIQDGRVAVVRRPEGGLLGGLWALPYTRRAEGETWLAARARLGAVLEASLGQPLQWRREHLQGRWDFSHRRWHWRLYLASAGCGAGWNGRGGERQTGRPAGRAAGRRTPGPGSSGGRDGDSGTPGGMPGGAPAVAEAPAEWGGGAVAWVTLADLDGLAMASLDRRVVAEVARFGGAPPGHRALPR; via the coding sequence ATGAACGACGCTCCAGTACAGGGACCGGACCCCCAGGAGGTCCGCTCCCGGTTAATCGAATGGTATGACCGGCACCGCCGGGATCTTCCCTGGCGGCGCACCCGGGACCCGTACGCCGTGCTGGTATCGGAGGTCATGCTCCAGCAGACCCGGGTCGATACCGTCCTCCCATACTACCTTCGGTTTCTCCAGCGCTTTCCGTCGGCCTTCCACCTGGCGGCGGCTTCCGAGGAAGAGGTTCTGCGCCTCTGGCAGGGGCTCGGCTACTACCGCCGGGCGCGCCAGCTGCAGCAGGCGGCCCGGGTGCTGGTGGAGCGGTTCGGCGGGCAGGTTCCTCCCGATCCCGAGGCCGTCCGCGCCCTGCCCGGGGTGGGCGACTACACCGCCGGCGCCGTGCTGAGCATCGCCTTCGACCTGCCGGTGCCCGCCGTCGACGGCAACGCCCAGCGGGTCCTCTCCCGCGTCTTCGGCGTGGACGAACCGGCGGACCGCGCCGCCGGCCGCCGGCGCATCGCGGAACTGGCCCGGCGGCTGGTGGACGGGCCGCGGCCCGGCGCCCTGAACCAGGCGGTGATGGAGCTGGGCGCCACGGTCTGCACGCCCCGCAAGCCTGTCTGCACCCAGTGCCCCCTGGCGGGCCTGTGCGTGGCGGCGGGATCCGGGCAGCCCGAGGCCTGGCCGGTGCGCCGCCGGTCCACCCGGTGGGCGGAAGAGGACGTGGTCATGGCCTGGTGCATCCAGGACGGGCGGGTGGCGGTGGTGCGGCGACCGGAGGGCGGGCTGCTGGGCGGCCTGTGGGCGCTGCCCTACACGCGGCGGGCCGAGGGCGAGACGTGGCTCGCCGCACGCGCCCGCCTGGGGGCGGTCCTGGAGGCATCCCTGGGCCAGCCGCTGCAATGGCGGCGGGAGCACCTGCAGGGCCGGTGGGACTTCAGCCACCGGCGGTGGCACTGGCGATTGTACCTGGCGTCTGCCGGCTGTGGGGCCGGGTGGAACGGGCGTGGCGGCGAGCGACAAACCGGGCGTCCGGCCGGCCGCGCCGCCGGGCGCAGAACGCCCGGGCCGGGTTCGTCCGGTGGTCGGGACGGCGACAGCGGGACGCCCGGCGGCATGCCGGGCGGTGCCCCCGCCGTGGCCGAGGCGCCGGCCGAGTGGGGCGGTGGGGCCGTCGCCTGGGTGACGCTGGCCGATCTGGACGGGCTGGCCATGGCCTCCCTGGACCGGCGGGTGGTGGCCGAGGTGGCCCGGTTCGGAGGGGCGCCACCCGGGCACCGGGCCCTTCCCCGATGA
- the lepB gene encoding signal peptidase I gives MELLQTLVLSLLLALAIRTFVAESFVVQGHSMEPTLHHGERVLVVKLGTRWWEPRPGDIVVFRPLQQPGGEYIKRVVAGPGSTVALEDGRVIRDGTVLEEPYVVYGDTSDLPPVTVPPGTVFVLGDNRPSSYDSRSFGPVPVERLDGRAVLVFWPPWRMRWLR, from the coding sequence ATGGAACTCCTGCAAACGCTGGTCCTATCCCTGCTGCTGGCCCTGGCGATCCGTACTTTCGTGGCCGAGTCCTTCGTGGTCCAGGGTCACTCCATGGAGCCCACCCTCCACCACGGCGAGCGGGTCCTGGTGGTGAAGCTGGGCACCCGATGGTGGGAGCCCCGGCCGGGGGACATCGTGGTGTTCCGGCCGCTCCAGCAGCCGGGCGGCGAGTACATCAAGCGGGTGGTGGCCGGCCCCGGCTCCACCGTGGCCCTGGAGGACGGCCGCGTGATCCGGGACGGCACCGTCCTGGAGGAGCCGTACGTGGTCTACGGCGACACGTCGGACCTGCCGCCCGTCACGGTACCGCCGGGGACCGTGTTCGTCCTGGGGGATAACCGGCCCAGCAGCTACGACAGCCGCTCCTTCGGCCCCGTGCCGGTGGAGCGGCTGGACGGCCGGGCGGTACTGGTCTTCTGGCCCCCCTGGCGAATGCGGTGGCTGCGCTGA
- a CDS encoding immune inhibitor A domain-containing protein, which yields MEHRPPRWRYRRWAAVGLAATILATAGIGWAGSPSRALAAGTEGAGNPAGIAVAGTAVAEPQPVDIGPQVRHKVFPVERKGQIVGVEPGGGRGVVTLAASSGYEPVPGTRRTFFTLNYATGRYVATTFTLRGVSEHAEVWVANNLSFPEGDPRNDRVAITDEQVAYLLREFDNNIRPKEEAFFGPWDVHDGSQAYLYDIGVVPRGYYSPADGKARDIILVENVKDENYFDPTYPSYVAGFYTAAYELLMDRNIVTIDAFDWAQRLGPNDAPWRRDPGTGRPYLYEGTLAHEFQHLIHDDYDSDEDNWINEGISDFAEFLVGYGHPDSHVGWYLDHPENSLTAWGDQGDRQILADYGIAYLFQLYLYDHYGGGEVIRRLVANPANGIQGVDAVLAELGYKERFPSIYRDFQVAVMAAGQARAADRYTFKSIDLTRFGSRGGVNLDTPTYGDGEVVGWATDVAATWTRADRPATRVQFNGDDYLPIPWSVVPAPAGGDGDALWSGSGDLLDQWLVVPLDLRGVRGTILSFDHLYDIEEGWDYGFVQVSTDGGKTWTSLANENTRDVIAPEAHPRVRENLPGFTGSSGGWRRETFDLSAYDGREVLLAFRYITDWAVAGNDDDPGNDGWFIDNVIVRAGDRVVAGPFDGSTLDGFLSLSEATGQPVRYLVTVVQLDADGKVQARDFRMRSRPTADDLNALQATLGNGRAERQLVLVTHMSPTDAAIPVHYRLELEFPGKGRGRGR from the coding sequence GTGGAACATCGTCCTCCGCGGTGGCGCTACCGCCGCTGGGCGGCGGTGGGGCTCGCCGCAACCATCCTGGCCACGGCCGGGATCGGCTGGGCCGGCAGCCCATCCCGCGCCCTGGCCGCCGGCACGGAAGGTGCGGGGAATCCCGCCGGGATCGCGGTCGCAGGCACCGCCGTCGCCGAGCCGCAGCCCGTGGACATTGGCCCGCAGGTGCGCCACAAGGTCTTCCCGGTGGAGCGCAAGGGCCAGATCGTCGGGGTCGAACCCGGCGGTGGCAGAGGCGTCGTCACCCTTGCCGCCAGCAGCGGATACGAGCCGGTTCCCGGCACCCGGCGCACCTTCTTCACCCTGAACTACGCCACCGGCCGCTACGTGGCGACGACCTTCACGCTGCGGGGCGTCAGCGAGCACGCCGAGGTCTGGGTGGCGAACAACCTGTCCTTCCCCGAAGGCGATCCCCGCAACGACCGGGTCGCCATCACCGACGAGCAGGTCGCCTACCTGCTGCGCGAGTTCGACAACAACATCCGTCCCAAGGAAGAGGCCTTCTTCGGCCCGTGGGACGTGCACGACGGTTCACAGGCCTACCTTTACGACATCGGCGTCGTGCCGCGGGGTTACTACTCGCCGGCCGACGGCAAGGCCCGGGACATCATCCTGGTGGAGAACGTCAAGGACGAGAACTACTTCGATCCCACGTACCCCTCGTACGTCGCCGGGTTCTACACCGCCGCGTACGAGCTGTTGATGGACCGCAACATCGTCACCATCGACGCCTTCGACTGGGCGCAGCGCCTGGGCCCCAACGACGCCCCCTGGCGCCGGGATCCGGGTACGGGGCGGCCGTACCTCTACGAAGGCACCCTGGCCCACGAGTTCCAGCACCTGATCCACGACGATTACGACAGCGACGAAGACAACTGGATCAACGAGGGGATCTCCGACTTCGCCGAGTTCCTGGTGGGATACGGCCACCCCGACAGCCACGTGGGCTGGTACCTGGACCACCCTGAGAACTCCCTGACCGCCTGGGGCGACCAGGGGGACCGGCAGATCCTGGCCGACTATGGCATCGCGTACCTGTTCCAGCTCTACCTGTACGACCACTACGGGGGTGGCGAGGTGATCCGCCGGCTGGTGGCCAACCCCGCCAACGGCATCCAGGGCGTGGACGCGGTACTGGCCGAGCTGGGCTACAAGGAACGGTTCCCCTCCATCTACCGTGATTTCCAGGTAGCGGTGATGGCGGCCGGGCAGGCCCGGGCGGCGGACCGGTACACGTTCAAGAGCATCGACCTCACCCGGTTCGGCAGCCGCGGCGGGGTCAACCTGGATACGCCGACCTATGGCGACGGCGAGGTGGTCGGGTGGGCGACCGACGTGGCCGCCACCTGGACCCGGGCGGACCGTCCCGCAACGCGGGTGCAGTTCAACGGCGACGACTACCTGCCCATTCCCTGGTCGGTGGTGCCCGCACCGGCCGGCGGTGACGGCGACGCCCTGTGGAGCGGATCAGGCGATCTCCTCGACCAGTGGCTGGTCGTGCCCCTGGATCTGCGGGGGGTCCGGGGGACCATCTTGAGCTTCGACCACCTCTACGACATCGAGGAGGGGTGGGACTACGGGTTCGTCCAGGTGTCCACCGACGGCGGCAAGACCTGGACCAGCCTGGCCAACGAGAACACGCGCGACGTCATCGCGCCCGAGGCGCACCCCCGGGTCCGTGAGAACCTGCCCGGGTTCACCGGTTCGTCCGGGGGATGGAGGCGGGAGACCTTCGACCTGTCGGCCTACGACGGCCGGGAGGTGCTGCTCGCCTTCCGCTACATCACCGACTGGGCCGTCGCGGGCAATGACGACGACCCGGGCAACGACGGCTGGTTCATCGACAACGTCATCGTTCGTGCCGGCGACCGGGTGGTGGCCGGCCCGTTCGACGGGAGCACCCTGGACGGGTTCCTGAGCCTCAGTGAAGCCACCGGCCAGCCCGTGCGCTACCTGGTCACCGTCGTCCAGCTGGATGCCGACGGCAAGGTCCAGGCCCGGGACTTCCGGATGCGCAGCCGGCCGACGGCGGACGACCTGAACGCCCTTCAGGCCACCCTGGGCAACGGCCGTGCCGAACGTCAGCTGGTGCTGGTCACCCACATGAGCCCCACCGATGCGGCCATACCGGTGCACTACCGGCTGGAGCTGGAGTTCCCCGGGAAGGGACGCGGGCGCGGGCGGTAG
- a CDS encoding acyltransferase family protein yields MGDALQGKTTTPAATGPHGAWTGSPRATPGRLAALDVARGLSISLVVLGHTPLPAWLNGPLTTVRLPLLFFISGYLFNWERYRHRPGRLAWERARRLLLPYVTAGLATFLFWLVARRPVDPAAQAVPWYRPLLGWLYGSSSDEWMVFNLPLWFLPASFWGQVIFWGLLRAVGHRSFAVQAAVAVAAGLGGAGLGRWAHLPWSVDVALATQPFFWVGWFVRQRVGLRLPATAWLAGTALWLAALGMNGPVAVNARAYGQPLWFYAGGLGACLLALRLAAALAAWHPARAVLGFLGRHSMVVLAFHVGLAFPVLAHLLQWWLGDALLGAWGLYWLWGLAMTAGLGWIVERSPWLATLLEGVPVPARTAKAERVPPRPAEQVTA; encoded by the coding sequence ATGGGTGACGCGTTGCAAGGCAAGACGACGACACCAGCGGCCACGGGCCCCCATGGGGCGTGGACGGGCTCTCCGCGGGCGACGCCGGGCCGGCTGGCCGCCCTGGACGTGGCCCGCGGGTTGAGCATCAGCCTGGTGGTGCTGGGGCACACGCCCCTCCCCGCATGGCTCAACGGACCCCTGACCACCGTGCGGCTCCCCCTGCTCTTCTTCATATCCGGCTACCTGTTCAACTGGGAGCGGTACCGCCACCGGCCGGGCCGGCTGGCCTGGGAGCGGGCGCGGCGGCTGCTGCTGCCGTACGTGACGGCAGGCCTGGCCACCTTCCTGTTCTGGCTGGTGGCCCGCCGCCCGGTGGATCCCGCGGCCCAGGCCGTCCCCTGGTACCGCCCCCTCCTGGGGTGGCTGTACGGGAGCAGCAGCGACGAGTGGATGGTCTTCAACCTGCCGCTGTGGTTTCTGCCCGCGTCCTTCTGGGGGCAGGTGATCTTCTGGGGACTGTTGCGTGCGGTGGGGCACCGGTCTTTTGCCGTGCAGGCAGCGGTGGCCGTGGCGGCCGGGCTGGGCGGCGCGGGTCTGGGTCGCTGGGCGCACCTGCCCTGGTCGGTCGACGTGGCGCTGGCCACGCAGCCGTTCTTCTGGGTGGGCTGGTTCGTCCGGCAAAGGGTCGGACTGCGGCTGCCGGCGACGGCCTGGCTGGCGGGGACCGCCTTGTGGCTGGCCGCCCTGGGGATGAACGGGCCGGTGGCCGTCAACGCCCGGGCGTACGGCCAGCCGCTGTGGTTTTACGCGGGAGGACTGGGGGCCTGCTTGCTGGCCCTGCGCCTGGCGGCGGCCCTGGCAGCGTGGCATCCCGCCCGGGCCGTGCTCGGGTTCCTGGGGCGGCACTCCATGGTGGTGCTGGCGTTCCACGTCGGCCTGGCCTTCCCCGTCCTCGCCCACCTGTTGCAGTGGTGGCTGGGCGACGCCCTGCTGGGGGCATGGGGCCTGTACTGGCTGTGGGGCCTGGCGATGACGGCGGGCCTGGGGTGGATCGTGGAGCGGTCCCCGTGGCTGGCGACGTTGCTGGAGGGAGTTCCGGTCCCTGCCCGCACCGCCAAGGCAGAACGCGTCCCGCCACGGCCAGCGGAGCAGGTCACGGCGTGA
- a CDS encoding sugar phosphate isomerase/epimerase family protein, which produces MPGRPPAGGTGRPSRGHAQPAGQLDPPGGRSHPPGRRDATPPGPAAGLEEARPGSSASPVLALPCRSLWRHRHRPEDPRRFLAALPDEARRRRAEGAGALEFHADACLLDDRYADPAPWREAAVILEAEGLAATVHLPYVWPDLTALNAAVWEGSVTSIATALRAVAPLRPRLAAVHPANFATQALVLATPPGQRPALMDELASRLVRALRRLASGAPASAAEALALENLEGVAWPLFEAVCREAGVAVCFDVGHALSNGDDPVALARSLAGRIRGLHLHDAVPPPVAPAGAASQPAVGRAHLPLGAGRLPLDGLVAALRETGFAGPVVLEVDDDAGLAASAERFHRAWHGAGS; this is translated from the coding sequence ATGCCAGGTCGCCCGCCCGCCGGTGGCACCGGCCGGCCCTCCCGCGGGCACGCGCAGCCTGCGGGTCAACTCGACCCGCCGGGCGGTCGCTCCCACCCGCCCGGACGTCGTGATGCCACGCCCCCCGGGCCAGCCGCCGGCCTGGAGGAAGCGCGGCCGGGTTCCTCCGCCTCCCCGGTCCTGGCGTTGCCTTGCCGGTCCCTGTGGCGCCATCGCCACCGGCCGGAGGACCCCCGCCGCTTCCTGGCGGCGCTGCCGGACGAGGCGCGGCGCCGCCGGGCGGAAGGCGCCGGCGCCCTGGAGTTCCACGCCGACGCCTGCTTGCTGGACGACCGGTACGCCGACCCGGCTCCCTGGCGCGAGGCGGCGGTCATCCTGGAGGCGGAGGGCCTGGCGGCCACCGTCCACCTGCCCTACGTCTGGCCCGATCTGACCGCCCTGAACGCGGCGGTCTGGGAGGGAAGCGTGACCTCCATCGCCACGGCGCTGCGGGCCGTGGCACCGCTGCGGCCGCGCCTGGCCGCGGTCCACCCGGCCAATTTCGCCACCCAGGCCCTGGTGCTGGCCACGCCCCCCGGCCAGCGGCCGGCGTTGATGGACGAACTGGCCTCGCGGCTGGTCCGGGCGCTGCGGCGACTGGCGTCCGGAGCCCCGGCCAGCGCCGCAGAGGCGCTGGCCCTGGAAAACCTGGAGGGTGTGGCGTGGCCGCTGTTTGAAGCCGTCTGCCGTGAGGCGGGGGTGGCCGTGTGCTTCGACGTGGGGCACGCCCTCAGCAACGGGGATGATCCCGTCGCCCTGGCCCGCTCCCTGGCGGGCCGGATCCGCGGCCTGCACCTCCACGACGCCGTGCCGCCCCCGGTGGCGCCGGCCGGCGCCGCCTCCCAGCCGGCGGTGGGCCGGGCGCACCTCCCCCTGGGGGCGGGCCGCCTGCCGCTGGACGGCCTGGTGGCGGCGCTGCGGGAGACCGGGTTCGCGGGGCCGGTGGTGCTGGAGGTGGACGATGACGCCGGCTTGGCGGCGTCGGCGGAGCGGTTCCACCGGGCGTGGCATGGTGCGGGCAGCTGA